One genomic segment of Bacteroides caccae includes these proteins:
- a CDS encoding chloramphenicol acetyltransferase, whose amino-acid sequence MNQIEKIIDIATWNRKEHFEHFSAFDDPFFGVTVNVDCTRAYREAKNKGVSFSLLLLHRIITAAAKVEEFRYRIEGEKVVCYDSLLPEATVGRADHTFSFASFEYDPDELTFILKAKAEMERLQTTTGLNKEGTFHPNAIHYSAVPWLTFTDMKHPTNMRSGDSVPKISTGKYFREGEKLMLPISVTCHHGLMDGYHVAKFIESLDL is encoded by the coding sequence ATGAATCAGATTGAGAAGATTATTGATATTGCTACTTGGAACAGAAAAGAACATTTTGAACATTTTAGTGCCTTTGACGATCCTTTTTTCGGTGTAACGGTCAATGTAGACTGTACCCGTGCTTACCGGGAAGCCAAAAATAAAGGCGTTTCCTTTTCCCTTTTGCTCCTGCATCGTATCATCACGGCTGCCGCCAAAGTAGAAGAGTTCCGTTATCGTATCGAAGGAGAAAAAGTTGTATGTTATGACAGTCTCCTGCCCGAAGCTACCGTAGGTCGTGCCGACCATACATTCTCATTCGCTTCCTTTGAATACGATCCCGATGAACTGACCTTTATCCTCAAAGCGAAAGCTGAAATGGAACGACTGCAAACTACTACCGGATTGAATAAGGAAGGAACTTTTCATCCCAATGCCATTCATTATTCGGCAGTGCCCTGGCTCACCTTTACAGACATGAAGCACCCCACGAACATGCGTTCGGGTGACAGCGTACCGAAAATATCCACAGGAAAATACTTTCGGGAAGGGGAGAAGTTGATGTTACCTATTTCCGTCACTTGTCACCATGGGTTAATGGACGGTTATCATGTGGCAAAATTCATCGAATCTCTTGATTTGTAG
- a CDS encoding acyloxyacyl hydrolase, producing MRPKVLKWEVIILCVILFFPGISLNAQEVRQDDIYEIRQSSFSRYGFDTLSVHTPHRFIHRLGVEVRPQYVFPTNPFLQGENERWQPIQTSFAAHLKYSFQFRPNTCADRIYGGAYQGFGLSATTFGDKKQLGDPISFYVFQGARIARFNPCLSLNYEWNFGLSAGWKPYDNDYNSYNGAVGSRMNAYINAGIYLNWAFSRYFDLIIGGDFTHFSNGNTKFPNAGVNTTGAKIGLVYNFNRTEEELTKSLLRPAIPRFPRHISYDLVLFGSWRRKGVYIGDGRQIASPGSYPVAGFNFAPMYNLGYKFRVGASLDGVYDGSANVYTYMEDYIVDSNGNGTPPPRQFLKPGIQHQLSLGVSGRAEYVMPYFTIGVGIGANVLGRGDLRGLYQILALKIGITRSTFLHIGYNLQNFQTPNYLMLGLGFRFHNKYPKVRH from the coding sequence ATGAGACCAAAGGTATTAAAGTGGGAGGTCATCATTCTTTGCGTAATACTATTTTTTCCGGGGATTTCCTTGAATGCACAGGAGGTTCGGCAGGATGATATTTATGAAATCCGGCAAAGCAGTTTCTCGAGGTATGGATTTGATACGCTCTCTGTGCATACTCCTCATCGCTTTATTCATCGTCTGGGGGTGGAAGTCCGTCCGCAATATGTGTTTCCTACCAATCCCTTCTTGCAGGGAGAAAACGAACGCTGGCAACCCATTCAGACCTCTTTTGCCGCTCATTTGAAATATTCATTCCAATTCCGTCCCAACACCTGTGCCGACCGTATTTATGGTGGTGCTTATCAGGGATTCGGCTTGTCCGCCACTACCTTCGGAGATAAAAAACAACTTGGAGATCCTATCTCATTTTATGTGTTTCAGGGGGCGCGGATTGCCCGGTTTAATCCCTGTCTTTCGCTCAACTACGAATGGAACTTCGGTCTGTCCGCCGGTTGGAAACCGTATGATAATGATTATAATTCCTATAATGGTGCAGTCGGTTCGCGAATGAATGCCTATATTAATGCCGGTATCTATCTGAACTGGGCATTTTCCCGTTATTTCGACTTAATCATTGGCGGTGATTTCACTCATTTCTCTAATGGCAATACCAAATTCCCGAATGCAGGGGTAAATACCACCGGAGCCAAAATCGGATTGGTGTATAACTTTAACCGTACAGAAGAAGAACTTACAAAGTCTCTGCTTCGGCCGGCTATTCCCCGCTTTCCGCGTCACATAAGTTATGATCTGGTATTATTCGGCTCATGGCGGCGAAAGGGGGTATATATAGGAGACGGGAGACAGATTGCCTCGCCCGGTAGTTATCCGGTGGCAGGATTCAACTTCGCGCCGATGTACAACCTCGGTTATAAATTTCGTGTTGGTGCCTCGCTCGACGGAGTTTACGACGGTAGTGCCAATGTATATACCTATATGGAAGATTATATTGTCGATTCGAATGGAAACGGCACGCCTCCTCCACGTCAATTTCTGAAACCGGGCATCCAGCATCAACTATCACTCGGCGTGTCGGGACGTGCAGAGTATGTGATGCCATATTTTACAATCGGCGTAGGCATCGGAGCCAATGTGCTCGGCCGTGGTGACTTGCGGGGACTTTATCAGATATTAGCCCTGAAAATAGGAATTACCCGCAGTACTTTCCTCCACATCGGTTATAATCTTCAGAACTTCCAGACCCCTAATTATCTGATGCTCGGCTTAGGTTTCCGTTTTCACAATAAATATCCAAAAGTACGTCACTAA
- the purT gene encoding formate-dependent phosphoribosylglycinamide formyltransferase, with translation MKKILLLGSGELGKEFVISAQRKGQHIIACDSYAGAPAMQVADECEVFDMLNGEELERIVKKHQPDIIVPEIEAIRTERLYDFEKEGIQVVPSARAVNFTMNRKAIRDLAAKELGLKTARYFYAKTLDELKAAAAKIGFPCVVKPLMSSSGKGQSLVKNADELEHAWEYGCSGSRGDIRELIIEEFIKFDSEITLLTVTQKNGPTLFCPPIGHVQKGGDYRESFQPAHIDPAHLKEAEEMAEKVTRALTGAGLWGVEFFLSHENGVYFSELSPRPHDTGMVTLAGTQNLNEFELHLRAVLGLPIPGIKQERIGASAVILSPIASQERPQYRGMEEVTKEEDTYLRIFGKPFTRVNRRMGVVLCYAPLDSDLDALRDKAKRIAEKVEVY, from the coding sequence ATGAAGAAAATATTGTTGCTCGGTTCCGGGGAATTAGGAAAAGAGTTTGTAATTTCTGCCCAGCGTAAAGGTCAGCACATTATTGCTTGTGACTCGTATGCCGGAGCGCCTGCTATGCAAGTAGCCGACGAATGTGAAGTATTCGATATGCTGAACGGCGAAGAACTGGAGCGTATCGTTAAGAAACATCAGCCGGACATTATCGTTCCGGAGATTGAAGCAATCCGTACGGAACGTCTGTATGATTTTGAAAAGGAAGGTATCCAGGTGGTTCCCAGTGCCCGTGCCGTTAACTTCACGATGAATCGTAAAGCCATTCGTGATCTTGCTGCTAAAGAACTCGGACTGAAAACTGCCAGATATTTTTACGCTAAGACATTAGACGAACTGAAAGCTGCCGCTGCTAAAATAGGTTTCCCTTGTGTGGTGAAACCGTTGATGTCTTCTTCCGGTAAAGGACAGTCACTTGTGAAAAATGCCGACGAACTTGAACACGCTTGGGAGTATGGATGCAGTGGTAGCCGTGGTGATATCCGCGAGCTCATTATTGAGGAATTTATTAAGTTCGACAGTGAAATAACACTATTGACGGTTACTCAAAAGAACGGTCCCACGTTGTTCTGTCCGCCTATCGGCCACGTGCAGAAAGGAGGCGATTACCGTGAAAGTTTCCAGCCTGCGCACATTGACCCTGCTCACCTGAAAGAAGCGGAGGAAATGGCAGAGAAAGTGACCCGCGCTTTGACGGGAGCCGGACTTTGGGGAGTTGAATTCTTCTTGAGCCATGAGAATGGCGTTTACTTCTCCGAACTTTCCCCCCGTCCGCATGACACCGGTATGGTGACATTGGCAGGAACGCAGAATTTGAATGAGTTCGAACTTCATTTGCGTGCTGTGCTTGGACTTCCTATTCCGGGCATTAAGCAAGAGAGGATAGGAGCGAGTGCCGTTATCCTTTCTCCGATAGCCAGCCAAGAACGTCCTCAATACCGCGGAATGGAAGAAGTCACTAAAGAGGAAGATACTTACCTGCGTATATTCGGTAAGCCGTTTACCCGCGTCAACCGTCGTATGGGAGTGGTACTGTGTTATGCTCCGCTCGACTCCGATCTGGACGCTTTGCGCGATAAGGCAAAGAGAATAGCTGAAAAGGTGGAAGTATATTAA